Proteins encoded together in one Impatiens glandulifera chromosome 1, dImpGla2.1, whole genome shotgun sequence window:
- the LOC124940579 gene encoding agamous-like MADS-box protein AGL61, with product MAKIEKKNHLQVTFSKRRTGLFKKASELSTLCGVEIAIVVFSPAEKAFSFGHPNVDFIANRYLAEKTGDHHRYFATPTLENNVDGAILEMNRLLEHISNELEGQKKKMEIIEQVRKSREKNDYWWGAPIEEMNRLELEKLKESMEELKKNVMGSPLWNNYINHVYGGGLGSSRGFC from the coding sequence ATGGCTAAGATAGAGAAAAAGAATCATTTGCAAGTGACCTTCTCGAAACGACGCACCGGTCTCTTTAAGAAAGCAAGCGAACTCTCGACACTTTGTGGGGTCGAAATCGCCATAGTTGTCTTTTCTCCTGCCGAAAAAGCATTCTCTTTTGGTCATCCAAACGTGGACTTTATTGCGAACCGATACCTAGCGGAGAAGACTGGCGATCATCATCGTTACTTTGCCACACCAACATTGGAAAATAACGTCGACGGCGCGATTCTTGAAATGAACCGATTACTCGAGCACATATCTAATGAGCTGGAGGGGCAGAAGAAGAAAATGGAGATTATAGAACAAGTGAGAAAGTCtagagagaaaaatgattattggTGGGGTGCTCCGATTGAAGAGATGAATAGGCTTGAGCTAGAGAAGTTGAAGGAGTCAATGGAAGAGTTAAAGAAGAATGTGATGGGATCTCCACTTTGGAACAATTATATTAATCATGTTTATGGAGGAGGATTAGGATCAAGCAGGGGATTTTGTTGA